In Caloenas nicobarica isolate bCalNic1 chromosome 5, bCalNic1.hap1, whole genome shotgun sequence, a single genomic region encodes these proteins:
- the ASCL3 gene encoding achaete-scute homolog 3 — translation MQSPMDGKSYCNLMGKLSVCAETQRIQLARPFCAEPVVTLHTYPETPNRVTCSEDLSFLPSMSEHLVAENFYSEPCTFPYQMSHSNYRRSECSFGPAFIRKRNERERQRVKCVNEGYAKLRHHLPKEYLEKRLSKVETLRAAIKYISYLQSVLYSDSVVAEKNVLEPSQVPKAINKPSF, via the coding sequence ATGCAAAGCCCGATGGATGGCAAAAGCTACTGTAACCTCATGGGCAAGTTGTCTGTCTGCGCTGAGACTCAGCGCATACAACTGGCCAGACCTTTCTGTGCTGAGCCGGTGGTCACGTTGCACACGTACCCAGAGACACCAAACCGGGTCACTTGCTCTGAAGATTTGTCGTTCCTTCCTTCCATGTCTGAGCATCTCGTCGCAGAGAACTTCTACAGTGAGCCCTGCACCTTTCCCTACCAAATGTCCCATTCCAATTACCGCAGAAGTGAGTGCTCCTTTGGGCCAGCTTTCATCAGAAAGAGGAATGAGAGGGAAAGACAGAGGGTTAAATGTGTCAATGAAGGCTACGCTAAGCTGCGGCATCACCTACCGAAGGAGTACTTGGAGAAGCGGCTCAGCAAAGTAGAGACACTCCGTGCTGCAATAAAATACATTAGCTACCTACAGTCTGTTCTGTACAGTGATTCTGtggtggcagaaaaaaatgtcctgGAGCCAAGCCAAGTGCCTAAAGCAATTAACAAACCCAGTTTTTGA